The following proteins are encoded in a genomic region of Bacillota bacterium:
- a CDS encoding flagellar hook-length control protein FliK: MGDEIMYLNFVPILPSPELMPPDSELPLQPGQVLPARLMAAGDGTATLHLAGRTYSASGALPSETGLFWVQVQKVEPDRIQVKLLPTKFEPDLDAKLLLEALGLKPNDEGETAVQQLLRWRLPLSQKLVQEFVNAAQAVPAKERPAFWASRAFLHSLALKDHPEKVEAALKYLLRRPDATPKGQEVINRTWPLYPDQEAVRILTFLAGQSEGEVFVIYRYQGQKSRSPDNWPRSLVIRLLTAAWGQVWILLFIQGRNLAARILAEDSSFLRLAQAAQPALKNRFHTMGWELAALTTAEKKITSIAELIKPPGPENYQPLDALV; the protein is encoded by the coding sequence ATGGGTGATGAAATTATGTATCTTAACTTTGTTCCTATCCTTCCGTCCCCTGAGCTTATGCCTCCTGATAGCGAACTGCCTCTGCAGCCCGGTCAAGTGCTACCGGCCAGGCTAATGGCTGCCGGCGACGGCACAGCTACTCTGCACCTGGCCGGACGCACATATTCTGCTAGTGGAGCATTGCCTTCAGAGACTGGCCTTTTCTGGGTTCAGGTGCAAAAAGTGGAGCCGGACAGAATCCAAGTAAAGCTCTTGCCCACCAAGTTTGAACCGGACTTGGATGCCAAGTTGCTGCTTGAAGCACTTGGCCTTAAGCCCAACGACGAGGGTGAAACAGCGGTGCAACAGCTGCTGCGCTGGCGTCTGCCGCTAAGTCAGAAGTTGGTGCAGGAATTTGTCAACGCGGCCCAAGCTGTGCCGGCAAAAGAACGGCCTGCATTCTGGGCCAGCCGTGCTTTCTTGCACAGCCTGGCCTTGAAAGATCACCCGGAGAAAGTTGAGGCTGCCCTCAAATATCTCTTGCGCCGTCCGGATGCAACCCCGAAAGGACAAGAGGTTATAAACCGCACCTGGCCGCTGTATCCGGATCAAGAAGCAGTGCGGATCTTAACCTTTCTAGCCGGACAAAGTGAAGGAGAAGTCTTTGTTATCTACCGCTACCAGGGTCAAAAAAGCCGGTCCCCAGATAACTGGCCCCGGTCACTGGTAATACGCCTTTTAACCGCTGCCTGGGGCCAAGTGTGGATCCTGCTCTTCATCCAGGGCCGAAACCTGGCAGCTAGGATCTTAGCCGAAGATAGTTCTTTCCTGCGCCTGGCCCAGGCTGCCCAGCCGGCACTCAAAAACCGTTTTCACACCATGGGCTGGGAACTGGCAGCCCTTACCACCGCCGAGAAAAAGATTACCAGCATCGCCGAGCTGATCAAGCCGCCCGGACCGGAAAATTACCAGCCCCTGGATGCACTGGTCTAA
- a CDS encoding flagellar protein FhlB-like cytoplasmic domain-containing protein, translating into MRKERPVAAALAYDPDKDQAPRVVASGKGLIADRILERAEEAGVPIYKNAPLALTLAGLGLEEEIPTELYHLVAEVIAWVYQLENKHGPGQSPATERV; encoded by the coding sequence ATGAGAAAAGAACGCCCTGTGGCCGCTGCCTTAGCTTACGATCCGGATAAAGACCAGGCGCCCCGGGTAGTGGCCAGCGGCAAAGGCCTCATAGCCGACCGAATTTTGGAGCGGGCCGAGGAAGCCGGCGTACCCATCTACAAAAACGCCCCCCTGGCCTTGACACTGGCCGGGCTAGGACTAGAAGAAGAGATCCCAACTGAGCTCTACCACTTGGTAGCCGAAGTGATCGCTTGGGTTTATCAATTGGAGAATAAACACGGGCCGGGACAGAGCCCGGCCACAGAAAGAGTATGA